A stretch of Phyllobacterium zundukense DNA encodes these proteins:
- a CDS encoding RbsD/FucU family protein, which yields MLIGIPPILGPELLATLRAMGHGDEIALVDGNYPALEHARRLIRADGLPLIPLLDAILQVVPVDDFVLEALFRASVKGNPTLTDPVHEEMEQVCARRAPGFTLVALDGDALYARVKNAHTIIATSEPRLYANIIIRKGVIYPEKD from the coding sequence ATGCTCATTGGAATTCCGCCCATCCTCGGGCCGGAACTGCTGGCCACCCTGCGCGCCATGGGCCACGGCGACGAGATCGCACTGGTCGATGGCAACTATCCAGCGCTGGAACATGCGAGGCGGCTGATCCGCGCCGACGGATTGCCGCTCATCCCCTTGCTCGACGCCATATTGCAGGTGGTGCCGGTGGATGATTTCGTGCTGGAGGCCTTGTTCCGCGCGTCGGTAAAAGGTAATCCGACACTTACCGATCCCGTGCATGAAGAGATGGAACAGGTCTGTGCCCGGCGCGCGCCGGGCTTCACGCTGGTTGCACTCGACGGCGATGCGCTCTATGCGCGTGTGAAAAATGCCCATACCATCATTGCGACAAGCGAGCCGCGGCTCTATGCCAATATTATCATCCGCAAGGGTGTCATTTATCCTGAGAAAGACTGA